Within the Bacteroidota bacterium genome, the region AAACTCTACTCCGGAACAAGAGGAGGTAAATAAAGTAACTTCTCCTGAGAATGCTCAAGTAGACGATAAAAAAATCGAAGAAAAAGCAGTAGAACAAGATAAATCATCTGAAGAAAAGGAAGTTGAAAAAACTGAAAGTGAAGAAACTTCAGAGGTAAAATCAAAAGAAGATAGCGACTCAGGAACTATCGAAGAAAAAGAAGCTGATACTTCTGACGAAGAAGTAAAAGATGATTCGGCAAGCTCAGCAACCGAAGAAAAGGATGAAGTTAAGGAGTATGAAGTTAAGGAAATTCCGCTTCTGAATTATTCTAAAATGACAGCTGATGAGCTTTATGAAGAAGCTAATAAATTAGTAAATAAAGAACCAATACAGCTAATAAAACAACACGTTGAGCAAATTAGGGAACAGTTCTTTAAACTAATCAACAAAGACAAAAAAGAAAAACAGGAAGCCTTCATCGAAGAAGGCGGAAATATAATTGATTTCAGATACGAAAGTTATATCAAAAATCAATTTAATGTTGTTTACAACGATTACCGAAAAAAGAGAGATATATACTATAAAGGTGTTGAAGAGCAACAAAATAAAAATTACGACTACAGATTAGAGCTAATCGAAGAATTAAAACATCTTATCAACAAGGAAGAGAAGATGTCTGAAACTTTTAAAGAATTCAGAGAAATTCAGGATAAATGGAATGCTGCCGGACAGGTTCCTAAAGCTAAATCGAGTGATCTTTGGAGAAACTATCACCACCATATTGAAAACTTCTATGATTACCTGCGCTTAAACAACGAAATGCGTGACCTCGACTTCAAGCACAACCTTGAAGAGAAGATGAAAATTATTGAGAGAGCTGAATTACTTATTAATGAGCCATCAATAAAAAAAGCATTTGACGAGCTTCAGCTTTTACACAGAATGTGGAAAGAGGAAACCGGACCTGTTGCTAAAGAATTCAGAGACGAAATATGGGAAAGATTCAGTAATGCAACTAAAATCATTCACGACCGACGCCATGAGCATATGAAAGAGCTTAAGTTGGAATGGGCTGAACACCTTACTGCTAAAGAAAATATCTGTACACAAATTGAAGAAGTTGCAAATGAAGAAGGTGATTCTCATTCGCAGT harbors:
- a CDS encoding DUF349 domain-containing protein, with the translated sequence MSQENLDNLQNADGNSTPEQEEVNKVTSPENAQVDDKKIEEKAVEQDKSSEEKEVEKTESEETSEVKSKEDSDSGTIEEKEADTSDEEVKDDSASSATEEKDEVKEYEVKEIPLLNYSKMTADELYEEANKLVNKEPIQLIKQHVEQIREQFFKLINKDKKEKQEAFIEEGGNIIDFRYESYIKNQFNVVYNDYRKKRDIYYKGVEEQQNKNYDYRLELIEELKHLINKEEKMSETFKEFREIQDKWNAAGQVPKAKSSDLWRNYHHHIENFYDYLRLNNEMRDLDFKHNLEEKMKIIERAELLINEPSIKKAFDELQLLHRMWKEETGPVAKEFRDEIWERFSNATKIIHDRRHEHMKELKLEWAEHLTAKENICTQIEEVANEEGDSHSQWQNRIKKIEALKKEFQNIGRVTKSHNDEIWQKFKDATRVFNKRKNDFYKGLKKDQMVNLEKKMKLVETAESLKDSDDWKKTTEILKKIQNDWKKIGHVPRQQSDEIWNKFRGACNHFFDRLTDHRKGMDSELTGNFEEKTTLLNVVEEIELPSDTKEAVALLKEYINKWKSIGSVPRDKRAIENQFNNAIDKLFDKLDLDKNETAFIKFKNRIDTFLASDEMKKVYHERDIIRKKMDEIGKEITQLDNNLGFFNVGDDNPLVKDVKKKIERHKENLNLWKKKLDYLRTI